A region of Drosophila mauritiana strain mau12 chromosome 3L, ASM438214v1, whole genome shotgun sequence DNA encodes the following proteins:
- the LOC117139109 gene encoding fibrillin-1 — protein MAQSRTKHYGVALCLIISLFVGSSSAVCCSEGDTKVDPDDCTKYLICCHGEFVSKSCASGSYWNSEIEICVVDDGQCRPPSCVDGEITPNPDDCAGYLECVNGNEVILTCPDGDYFNSTLNRCVEDTCGVCISCTEGSKKADLNDCSKFQICVNGKYVSQSCAAGYYWNALNKECEVDDGQCNGNGTTCTDGELKVDPTNCAGYLACSNGNWVSKQCADGAYFNVTLESCVPDDEGICVNCNEGSTKPLPDCTMYEICSGGKYVTKSCNSGYYWNNQTEVCEVDDGQCNGNGTTCTDGELKVDPTNCAGYLACSNGNWVSKQCADGAYFNVTLESCVPDDEGICVNCNEGSTKPLPDCTMYEICSGGKYVTKSCNSGYYWNNQTEICEVDDGQCNGNGTTCTDGELKVDPTNCAGYLACSNGNWVSKQCADGAYFNVTLESCVPDDEGICVNCNEGSTKPLPDCTMYEICSGGKYVTKSCNSGYYWNNQTEICEVDDGQCNGNGTTCTDGELKVDPTNCAGYLACSNGNWVSKQCADGAYFNVTLESCVPDDEGICVNCNEGSTKPLPDCTMYEICSGGKYVTKSCDSGYYWNNQTEICEVDDGQCNGNGTTCTENEVKVNPADCAGYLQCINGNFVARKCSATQFFNATLNECEVDTQNVCIPKTCDPDCCDVPNNSIWPVEKNCSAFYQCVNGNKYEQRCSNNLQYNSLIEQCDYPENVKCDDGSAPPSGPNAGPSGTYCESHGRCVGQRDGTMFADASGSCSSNYVVCQCECEVNFTCSSGLLYNSQVKSCDWPDNVKC, from the exons ATGGCCCAATCCAGAACTAAACACTATG GAGTGGCCCTGTGCCTAATAATTTCCCTCTTCGTGGGATCGTCAAGTGCTGTGTGCTGCTCGGAGGGCGACACAAAAGTGGATCCGGATGATTGTACCAAGTATCTGATTTGCTGTCACGGCGAATTTGTATCCAAGTCGTGTGCAAGCGGATCCTATTGGAATTCGGAGATAGAAATCTGTGTCGTGGATGATGGCCAATGTAGGCCTCCATCCTGTGTGGATGGCGAAATTACGCCGAATCCGGATGACTGTGCCGGCTATTTAGAGTGCGTAAACGGAAACGAAGTGATCCTGACCTGTCCGGATGGCGACTACTTCAATTCGACCCTGAATCGGTGCGTTGAAGATACCTGCGGCGTGTGCATAAGCTGCACCGAGGGCAGCAAAAAGGCCGATCTCAACGATTGCTCCAAGTTCCAGATATGCGTCAACGGAAAGTACGTGTCTCAATCTTGTGCCGCCGGATATTACTGGAATGCATTAAACAAGGAGTGCGAAGTGGATGATGGTCAGTGCAACGGAAATGGAACGACATGCACTGATGGCGAACTTAAGGTGGACCCCACCAACTGCGCAGGCTACTTGGCTTGCTCGAACGGTAACTGGGTGAGCAAGCAGTGCGCCGACGGAGCTTACTTCAATGTCACCTTGGAGTCTTGTGTACCAGACGACGAGGGAATATGCGTCAACTGTAACGAGGGATCTACAAAACCCTTGCCCGACTGTACCATGTATGAGATCTGTTCCGGCGGAAAGTATGTGACCAAGTCCTGCAACAGTGGTTACTACTGGAACAACCAGACAGAGGTCTGCGAAGTGGATGATGGTCAGTGCAACGGAAATGGAACGACGTGCACTGATGGCGAACTTAAGGTGGACCCCACCAACTGCGCAGGCTACTTGGCTTGCTCGAACGGTAACTGGGTGAGCAAGCAGTGCGCCGACGGAGCTTACTTCAATGTCACCTTGGAGTCTTGTGTACCAGACGACGAGGGAATATGCGTCAACTGTAACGAGGGATCTACAAAACCCTTGCCCGACTGTACCATGTATGAGATCTGTTCCGGCGGAAAGTATGTGACCAAGTCCTGCAACAGTGGTTACTACTGGAACAACCAGACAGAGATCTGCGAAGTGGATGATGGTCAGTGCAACGGAAATGGAACGACATGCACTGATGGTGAACTTAAGGTGGACCCCACCAACTGCGCAGGCTACTTGGCTTGCTCGAACGGTAACTGGGTGAGCAAGCAGTGCGCCGACGGAGCTTACTTCAATGTCACCTTGGAGTCTTGTGTACCAGACGACGAGGGAATATGCGTCAACTGTAACGAGGGATCTACAAAACCCTTGCCCGACTGTACCATGTATGAGATCTGTTCCGGCGGAAAGTATGTGACCAAGTCCTGCAACAGTGGTTACTACTGGAACAACCAGACAGAGATCTGCGAAGTGGATGATGGTCAGTGCAACGGAAATGGAACGACGTGCACTGATGGCGAACTTAAGGTGGACCCCACCAACTGCGCAGGCTACTTGGCTTGCTCGAACGGTAACTGGGTGAGCAAGCAGTGCGCCGACGGAGCTTACTTCAATGTCACCTTGGAGTCTTGTGTACCAGACGACGAGGGAATATGCGTCAACTGTAACGAGGGATCTACAAAACCCTTGCCCGACTGTACCATGTATGAGATCTGTTCCGGCGGCAAGTATGTGACCAAGTCCTGCGACAGTGGTTACTACTGGAACAACCAGACAGAGATCTGCGAAGTGGATGATGGTCAGTGCAACGGAAATGGAACGACGTGTACTGAGAATGAGGTTAAGGTGAATCCTGCGGACTGCGCCGGATACCTGCAGTGCATAAACGGAAACTTTGTGGCCAGGAAGTGCTCCGCTACGCAGTTCTTCAATGCCACACTGAATGAATGTGAGGTCGACACACAGAATGTGTGCATTCCCAAAACCTGCGATCCCGACTGCTGCGATGTGCCCAACAATTCCATCTGGCCCGTGGAGAAAAATTGCTCCGCCTTCTACCAGTGCGTAAATGGTAACAAATATGAGCAGCGGTGCTCCAACAACCTGCAATACAATTCATTAATAGAGCAGTGCGATTATCCTGAAAATGTTAAATGCGACGATGGATCTGCACCGCCGAGTGGTCCGAATGCCGGACCCTCGGGAACTTATTGCGAGAGCCACGGACGATGCGTTGGCCAGCGGGATGGTACCATGTTCGCCGATGCCAGCGGATCTTGTAGTTCCAATTACGTAGTCTGCCAGTGCGAGTGTGAGGTGAACTTCACTTGCTCCTCTGGACTTTTGTACAATTCGCAGGTCAAATCCTGCGATTGGCCCGATAATGTTAAGTGCTAA
- the LOC117139129 gene encoding chondroitin proteoglycan 2, which yields MKLFGLLCVMLVLQESTLAVLQNGFAFKTSLCEGKNGGLLPMFGSCKGYYVCADGNAVTGTCEKNTLFNPLTLHCDDPDNVDCIFDGKDNVNDDTSSSESDEDDDEEMAQTDPPVTVRPTKKPRPTILDKMCAGKKDGVMLTKNGSCQDYYVCKSKKPHLRSCPGKQHFSPTRRICMKASEAKCSVGSQENKESNGLAITGGVCSDEKENSLVAHRSDCGKFMLCSNMMFLVMDCPTGLHFNIATSRCDYPKIAKCQTKLNESKSKSKKPVRKSKKRRF from the exons ATGAAGCTATTTGGACTGCTCTGCGTAATGTTAGTACTTCAAGAAAGTACTCTGGCTGTTTTACAA AACGGATTTGCATTCAAGACGTCCTTATGCGAGGGTAAAAATGGTGGACTCCTGCCCATGTTTGGATCCTGTAAAGGATATTACGTGTGTGCTGATGGAAACGCTGTGACCGGAACTTGTGAAAAGAATACATTGTTCAATCCCTTAACGTTGCACTGCGATGATCCTGACAATGTCGATTGCATTTTCGATGGCAAGGACAATGTTAATGACGACACGTCGAGTTCTGAAAGTGATGAAGACGATGATGAGGAAATGGCCCAAACTGATCCTCCCGTTACTGTCAGGCCGACGAAAAAGCCGCGTCCTACAATCCTTGACAAAATGTGTGCTGGCAAGAAGGATGGAGTGATGCTTACAAAGAACGGGTCCTGCCAGGATTATTACGTCTGCAAATCTAAAAAACCCCATCTACGCTCTTGTCCTGGCAAACAACATTTTAGTCCAACGCGTCGCATTTGCATGAAGGCCTCAGAAGCCAAGTGTTCGGTTGGATCCCAGGAAAATAAAGAATCGAATGGTCTTGCCATCACGGGAGGAGTGTGTTCAGATGAGAAGGAAAACTCCCTTGTTGCTCATCGCAGCGATTGTGGCAAGTTTATGCTGTGCAGCAACATGATGTTTTTGGTAATGGACTGCCCAACTGGCCTGCATTTCAATATAGCCACATCACGATGCGATTATCCCAAGATTGCAAAATGCCAGACGAAGCTAAATGAAAGCAAATCCAAGTCTAAGAAACCTGTGCGCAAGTCGAAAAAACGTCGATTCTaa
- the LOC117139283 gene encoding chitin-binding domain protein cbd-1 — protein sequence MKVCVVVPFILWLLGTPGVEILSIQGSYGVGWNDVNQNVILSFSKRNSHECVESSQANSTYCESLSNGFYEYPYNCSAYITCYDSCADLEYCPDGKLFNSPLQICDTPGAVDCEPLPYPTPSPTESPPENPCLGIRNNTLLPSAENCNEFYLCVNDQSKVYRCPSEMLFNPDLNICDDKDNVLCYGDRTTPGPLDTTTPAEESFTKCEDQEQGTFFPDPESCQQYYYCWGNNSYTILPCPVDNWFNPISGNCGPDIDPDACRENAPTSTPTIATSTSTTAAQTSPEDNAGNPCADQQLGASFPIKSDCQSYLLCLNNGESTTAKCPSNAWFDPKTGDCGPNVSPTACLESFETTTTAATTQAPKDPCADQELGTSYPLVTNCQQYILCMGNGESTIANCIYNSWFDPQTGNCGPDVSPTACKESGVTTASSTPTSQATSPLTTPSPTWPTLPTASTEETTTNPPDILDICSGKSDGYYATYPEVCKKYILCASPVPIAFYCPESLFFNEALQRCVEWESSDCSNGETTTSSPGHTTPSPDTHICSNSTGLNLPYRENCQWYIYCTDENSFMMGICGNEEYFDPWTGKCGFDVSPEACREIQTTSPTVTDSTEGPTTVITPTTPDSQPDPCDGAPEGKLVPYPDDCSKFIQCIQPDPIVYDCREGQEFSAALERCMAPWFANCSIPATTIPPVTIPTTTTTTEKPSPNGICADKPEGSLVPYPGNCSKYIACEDPIPVGYACPEGEEFNPTILTCTDPHMAGCNPSALHTSPKFKSDNLGFSLWQSLNAIASFVTEL from the exons ATGAAAG tgtgtgtggttgtccCGTTTATTCTTTGGCTATTGGGAACACCTGGCGTGGAAATCCTTTCAATCCAAGGATCGTATGGTGTTGGATGGAATGATGTCAACCAAAATGTCATATTATCTTTTTCGAAACGCAACTCACATGAGTGCGTAGAATCTTCGCAAGCAAATTCTACGTACTGTGAATCCTTATCGAATGGATTTTATGAATATCCTTACAACTGCAGCGCATATATAACGTGTTATGATTCATGTGCCGATTTGGAGTACTGTCCCGACGGAAAACTTTTCAACAGTCCTCTGCAAATCTGCGATACACCAGGAGCCGTCGACTGCGAACCATTGCCATATCCAACACCTTCACCCACAGAATCACCACCGGAAAATCCTTGTTTGGGCATAAGAAACAACACTTTGCTGCCCTCCGCTGAAAATTGTAATGAGTTCTACTTGTGCGTGAATGACCAAAGTAAAGTTTATCGGTGTCCTAGTGAGATGCTTTTCAATCCGGATTTGAATATTTGTGATGATAAGGATAATGTGCTGTGCTATGGTGACCGTACTACTCCGGGACCGTTGGATACCACAACGCCTGCTGAGGAGTCCTTCACGAAGTGCGAGGATCAAGAGCAAGGAACATTCTTTCCGGACCCTGAAAGCTGTCAGCAATACTACTATTGCTGGGGCAACAATTCCTACACAATTTTACCTTGCCCGGTTGACAATTGGTTTAACCCGATCAGCGGCAATTGCGGTCCCGATATTGACCCAGATGCTTGCCGAGAAAACGCTCCAACCTCGACACCAACTATTGCTACTTCAACATCAACAACTGCAGCCCAAACATCGCCAGAAGATAATGCTGGTAATCCATGTGCAGATCAACAACTGGGTGCCAGCTTTCCCATAAAATCCGACTGCCAGTCGTACCTTCTCTGCCTGAACAATGGTGAATCAACGACTGCAAAATGCCCATCGAACGCATGGTTCGATCCAAAGACTGGAGATTGTGGTCCAAATGTATCACCCACCGCTTGTCTTGAATCCTTCGAAACCACCACGACTGCTGCAACAACACAAGCACCGAAGGATCCTTGTGCCGATCAAGAACTTGGAACATCATATCCACTCGTCACAAATTGTCAGCAATATATTCTCTGCATGGGAAACGGAGAGTCCACCATTGCGAATTGCATTTATAACTCCTGGTTCGATCCGCAAACTGGAAATTGTGGCCCCGATGTGTCTCCGACAGCGTGTAAGGAATCTGGAGTTACCACCGCATCCTCCACCCCCACAAGTCAAGCCACCTCTCCGCTCACAACACCATCGCCCACATGGCCGACGTTGCCTACAGCAAGTACCGAGGAAACAACTACCAATCCTCCGGATATCTTGGACATTTGTTCTGGAAAGAGTGATGGTTACTATGCCACGTATCCCGAGGTATGCAAGAAATACATACTGTGTGCTAGTCCTGTTCCCATTGCATTTTACTGTCCAGAGAGCTTGTTTTTCAACGAGGCTCTGCAGAGATGCGTAGAGTGGGAATCTAGCGATTGTTCCAATGGAGAGACCACAACATCATCGCCGGGACATACAACTCCTAGCCCTGATACTCACATTTGTTCCAATAGCACTGGCCTAAATTTGCCTTACAGGGAAAATTGCCAATGGTATATTTATTGCACAGACGAGAATTCCTTTATGATGGGTATATGTGGCAATGAGGAATATTTCGATCCGTGGACTGGGAAATGTGGTTTTGATGTTTCACCCGAAGCATGTCGTGAAATCCAAACTACATCCCCGACAGTTACAGATAGCACAGAAGGTCCAACCACGGTAATAACACCAACGACTCCAGACTCACAGCCAGATCCGTGTGATGGAGCTCCTGAGGGAAAACTAGTTCCCTATCCGGATGACTGCTCCAAGTTTATACAATGCATTCAACCCGATCCAATCGTTTATGACTGTCGCGAGGGTCAGGAATTTAGTGCCGCCTTGGAAAGGTGTATGGCTCCTTGGTTTGCAAACTGTTCTATTCCAGCTACAACAATCCCACCCGTAACTATTCCTACCACCACAACAACCACCGAGAAGCCTTCACCGAATGGAATTTGTGCGGATAAGCCCGAGGGATCACTGGTACCCTATCCCGGGAACTGTAGCAAGTACATTGCTTGTGAAGACCCCATTCCGGTGGGCTATGCGTGCCCGGAGGGAGAAGAATTCAATCCCACGATTCTTACCTGTACGGATCCTCACATGGCTGGCTGCAATCCTAGTGCTTTGCACACTTCACCGAAATTCAAATCAGATAATTTGGGCTTTTCTTTATGGCAGTCCTTAAATGCGATCGCAAGTTTCGTTACAGAATTGTAA
- the LOC117139140 gene encoding uncharacterized protein LOC117139140, with the protein MLPYPNDCRKYYVCHKGRAYEQQCPVNLFWSQLTYRCDYKEYSNCNSDIPSTNHDVEVIFTAYPGDCRRFYETRILRCEQNLQWSSVYQRCVAPQYGLSDCQSYPVTLPPEVPFTPLPTYPAVPTVPATVTPYDAMPTAGTPPPVTPMESLPLPIDVQSLCNNSPPNAYIPYPGSCKKFIHCGPTATILSCSNSLNWNPAQRACTTSSNGCQSSFN; encoded by the coding sequence ATGTTGCCATATCCCAACGACTGTCGCAAGTATTACGTATGCCATAAAGGACGAGCCTATGAGCAACAGTGTCCTGTGAATTTGTTCTGGAGCCAGCTGACCTACCGTTGTGACTACAAGGAGTACTCCAACTGCAACTCGGATATTCCAAGTACCAACCATGATGTTGAGGTCATATTCACTGCATATCCCGGAGATTGCAGGCGATTCTACGAGACACGTATCCTTCGCTGTGAGCAAAACCTCCAGTGGAGTTCAGTATACCAGAGATGCGTTGCCCCACAATATGGATTGTCAGATTGTCAGAGCTATCCTGTGACCTTGCCACCCGAAGTTCCCTTCACCCCATTGCCCACGTATCCAGCCGTTCCAACCGTTCCCGCAACCGTGACACCTTATGATGCCATGCCCACCGCTGGTACTCCACCGCCTGTAACTCCTATGGAATCATTGCCTCTGCCAATTGATGTCCAATCGTTGTGCAATAACAGTCCTCCCAATGCGTACATTCCTTATCCGGGCAGTTGCAAGAAGTTTATACATTGCGGACCAACAGCAACCATTCTTTCATGCTCAAACTCCTTGAATTGGAATCCTGCCCAGCGTGCGTGCACCACTTCCAGCAATGGGTGCCAGTCTTCTTTTAATTGA
- the LOC117139141 gene encoding uncharacterized protein LOC117139141: protein MAQTVQRWPFPNDCHRYYETRLLDCPPEYYWNSQLLQCDSQTPVGCSSLDPIPNWNYSNPNPPPITDPENSDLSKLCENKLNQLIPYPADCTKFIRCDYLPFVMCCPHYLYWNSKLLTCDKMCV, encoded by the coding sequence ATGGCCCAAACTGTGCAGAGATGGCCGTTTCCCAATGACTGCCATCGGTACTACGAGACCCGATTGCTTGACTGTCCTCCGGAATATTATTGGAACTCACAGCTGCTACAATGCGATTCGCAGACTCCGGTTGGCTGTTCCTCCCTAGATCCGATACCGAATTGGAACTACTCCAATCCCAATCCTCCACCGATTACAGATCCAGAAAATTCCGATCTTTCGAAACTATGCGAGAATAAGCTCAACCAGCTAATACCCTACCCAGCGGATTGCACCAAGTTCATTCGATGTGATTACCTGCCCTTCGTAATGTGCTGCCCGCATTATCTCTATTGGAACTCCAAGCTCCTTACATGCGATAAGATGTGTGTTTAG